Proteins from one Falsirhodobacter algicola genomic window:
- a CDS encoding carboxypeptidase M32, producing the protein MSAYEDLMAFQRRTEALAQVAGRLGWDQETVMPRGAAEQRGEEMAAMEGILHARRTDPRIADWLARAEAVDEEAEAQLRLIRRSYERATKVPGRLAEEIARVTSVAQGIWADARAKDDVAAFLPTLDTVVRLRREEAAALAGGGDLYDALIDDYEPEATADTIGAVFDRMRPRLVALREAVMGAAHQPRALSGHFGHDGQMRLARDLAKTFGYDFTRGRLDLAVHPFSSGAGNDARITTRVVETDPFNCIYSTIHEVGHACYELGIDGDYLLTPLGGGVSMGVHESQSRIYENQLGRSRAFTGWLGAEMTDRFGDLGLGDADAFHGAVNRVAPGFIRTEADEVHYNLHIMMRFDLERDLIRGSLGVADLEEAWNARFLSDFGVAVDRPSHGMLQDVHWSIGLFGYFPTYALGNVYAGCLHQALRAAVPDLDAHLAQGQTEAAVEWLRENVQRFGGLRGPRDTIRHACGFEPDEGPLLDYLDAKFAEIYRL; encoded by the coding sequence ATGAGCGCGTATGAAGATCTGATGGCGTTCCAGCGCCGGACCGAGGCGCTGGCGCAGGTGGCTGGCCGGCTCGGCTGGGATCAGGAAACGGTGATGCCCCGCGGCGCCGCCGAGCAGCGCGGCGAGGAGATGGCCGCGATGGAGGGCATCCTCCACGCCCGCCGCACCGATCCGCGCATCGCCGATTGGCTGGCCCGCGCCGAAGCGGTGGACGAGGAGGCCGAGGCCCAGCTGCGCCTGATCCGCCGCAGCTATGAGCGCGCGACGAAGGTGCCCGGCCGCTTGGCCGAGGAGATCGCGCGCGTCACCTCGGTCGCGCAGGGGATCTGGGCCGATGCGCGCGCCAAGGACGACGTGGCGGCCTTTCTTCCGACGCTGGACACGGTGGTCCGTCTGCGGCGCGAAGAGGCGGCGGCATTGGCGGGGGGCGGCGATCTCTATGACGCGCTGATCGACGATTACGAACCGGAGGCGACGGCCGACACGATCGGCGCGGTCTTCGACCGGATGCGCCCGCGCCTCGTTGCGCTGCGCGAGGCGGTGATGGGCGCGGCCCATCAGCCCCGCGCGCTGTCGGGGCATTTCGGCCATGACGGGCAGATGCGCCTTGCGCGCGATCTGGCCAAGACCTTCGGCTACGACTTCACGCGCGGGCGGCTGGATCTGGCGGTGCATCCGTTCAGTTCGGGCGCGGGGAACGACGCACGCATCACCACCCGCGTGGTGGAGACCGATCCCTTCAACTGCATCTATTCCACCATCCACGAGGTGGGCCATGCCTGCTACGAGTTGGGGATCGACGGCGATTACCTTCTGACCCCGCTGGGCGGCGGCGTGTCGATGGGCGTGCACGAAAGCCAGAGCCGGATCTACGAGAACCAGCTGGGCCGCAGCCGCGCCTTCACCGGCTGGCTCGGGGCCGAGATGACGGATCGGTTCGGGGATCTGGGCCTTGGGGATGCGGATGCGTTCCACGGGGCGGTGAACCGCGTCGCCCCCGGCTTCATCCGCACCGAGGCCGATGAGGTGCATTACAACCTGCACATCATGATGCGCTTCGATCTGGAGCGGGACCTGATCCGCGGCAGCTTGGGCGTGGCCGATCTGGAAGAGGCGTGGAACGCCCGCTTCCTGTCCGATTTCGGGGTGGCGGTGGACCGTCCGTCGCATGGGATGCTGCAGGACGTGCATTGGTCGATCGGGCTGTTCGGGTATTTCCCGACCTATGCCCTTGGCAACGTCTATGCCGGCTGTCTGCATCAGGCGCTGCGGGCGGCGGTGCCGGATCTGGATGCGCATCTGGCGCAGGGCCAGACCGAGGCGGCGGTGGAATGGCTGCGCGAGAATGTGCAGCGCTTCGGCGGGCTGCGCGGCCCGCGCGATACGATCCGCCACGCCTGCGGGTTCGAACCGGATGAGGGGCCGCTGCTGGATTACCTCGACGCCAAGTTCGCCGAGATCTACCGGCTGTGA
- a CDS encoding bactofilin family protein — protein MNSPADSRSNAAKSVLSSDLRIKGDISSDGAVEILGHVEGTVNARALLVGVDGTLNGTVSAETVEVRGTLEGRISCVNLTLRAHARVTADVTYRMAVIESGATVQGRFTRDKT, from the coding sequence ATGAACAGCCCCGCCGATTCCCGCAGCAACGCTGCCAAATCCGTCCTCTCCTCCGACCTGCGGATCAAGGGCGACATCTCTTCCGACGGCGCGGTGGAGATTCTCGGCCATGTGGAGGGGACGGTGAACGCCCGCGCGCTCCTCGTGGGTGTGGACGGAACGTTGAACGGAACCGTCTCGGCGGAAACCGTGGAGGTGCGCGGCACGCTGGAGGGCCGCATCTCTTGTGTGAACCTGACGCTGCGCGCCCATGCGCGCGTGACGGCCGATGTCACCTACCGCATGGCGGTGATCGAAAGCGGCGCCACGGTGCAGGGCCGCTTCACCCGCGACAAGACATGA
- a CDS encoding DNA phosphorothioation-associated putative methyltransferase, with the protein MEKEGAGLGKRVGGALYVHRSALDHLPPEHAALIDAAACRVPHRNWNVAKVDFANGGGVSLLSYDDFADSAFPVLNESYRVDLKTGAVTVRCYGKNPPILHRKELLLPPNAPERDIYVALTRELERRGLFVEMTKRGRQDAWNAALTEARIEVRDHLVVARDDPASKVTKLDISNVPSFNAMPQVVRHRTAIGRNSLSAPMAALNAAGLLKSGVSILDYGCGRGDDVRALRAAGIDAVGWDPHFAPERSALVPRAIVNLGFVLNVVENPLERRDVLRRAFALAERCLAVAVMLVGKGEVSGQRPHGDGFLTSRGTFQRYYTQAELRAFLLDTLEVTPVAAGPGIFFIFRDEELEQRVLSRRQTGMIGARPIPSVPRQPSSIMPGTSWRQETLEAVRDDLVNLFLRIGRVPHADEIPKDLRSQLASARLSVKMALADAFAAIPAENLAIAAARRADEIGRFFALSSFSGRAPYRRLSPTLQRDLRAIFGSLTAAEAVARRMLFDAGDGAALAEDAHSHAAAGIGQLAGDKYQVHARDLPKLTPRLRTYISVAQALAGSLDNTTIYRVHLASRKLTALVYPDFDTSALPRLSERTKVDLCTGEVIVFDHQADGRVSVMMEKSLYMAGDEKRYRDQAKFELDLRSLFGDRLSTLTFAEAAPMIMKAGLKLPY; encoded by the coding sequence ATGGAGAAAGAGGGGGCTGGTTTAGGTAAGAGGGTGGGCGGGGCGCTCTATGTGCACCGCTCGGCCTTGGACCATCTTCCTCCAGAACATGCTGCGCTTATCGATGCGGCTGCCTGCCGCGTGCCGCACAGAAATTGGAACGTGGCCAAAGTCGATTTCGCCAATGGCGGCGGCGTCTCGCTTTTGAGCTACGATGACTTTGCAGACAGCGCCTTCCCTGTGCTTAACGAAAGCTACCGGGTTGACCTCAAGACGGGTGCTGTGACCGTGCGGTGTTATGGGAAGAACCCTCCTATCCTCCACCGCAAGGAACTGTTGCTGCCGCCCAACGCCCCAGAACGTGATATCTACGTAGCGCTGACCCGAGAGCTGGAACGGAGAGGCCTGTTCGTCGAAATGACGAAACGAGGGCGGCAGGATGCCTGGAACGCCGCTCTGACCGAAGCGCGTATTGAGGTGCGTGACCACCTTGTCGTTGCCCGCGATGACCCCGCGAGCAAGGTAACGAAGCTGGACATCTCAAATGTCCCCTCTTTCAACGCCATGCCTCAAGTTGTCCGGCACAGGACGGCGATCGGGCGGAATAGCCTTTCAGCACCCATGGCCGCCCTAAATGCAGCGGGCCTTCTCAAGAGCGGCGTGAGTATCCTCGATTACGGCTGCGGCCGTGGAGACGACGTGCGGGCGCTTCGTGCCGCAGGGATCGACGCAGTCGGCTGGGATCCACATTTCGCACCGGAACGAAGCGCGCTGGTACCAAGGGCGATCGTGAACCTCGGCTTTGTATTGAACGTGGTGGAAAATCCCCTCGAGCGACGAGACGTGCTGCGCCGAGCCTTCGCTTTAGCCGAACGATGCTTGGCCGTCGCCGTCATGCTAGTAGGCAAGGGCGAGGTCTCTGGCCAGCGGCCGCATGGCGACGGCTTCCTAACTTCTCGCGGAACCTTTCAGCGTTACTATACTCAGGCGGAACTGCGGGCGTTCCTGCTCGATACGCTCGAAGTGACTCCGGTAGCAGCGGGTCCAGGCATTTTCTTCATCTTCCGCGATGAAGAACTCGAGCAGCGCGTGCTGTCGCGCCGACAAACGGGAATGATTGGGGCGCGGCCAATTCCCTCAGTACCGCGGCAGCCGTCTAGCATCATGCCGGGAACATCCTGGCGCCAGGAGACCCTAGAGGCGGTGCGGGACGACCTTGTGAACCTCTTCCTGAGGATCGGCCGTGTGCCACATGCGGATGAGATCCCCAAGGATCTGCGATCACAATTGGCAAGCGCTCGCTTGTCCGTCAAGATGGCTTTGGCAGATGCCTTTGCGGCGATCCCAGCCGAGAATTTGGCAATCGCGGCAGCCCGTCGCGCCGATGAGATCGGACGCTTCTTCGCCCTGAGCAGTTTCTCTGGACGAGCCCCCTACCGCCGGCTGTCGCCGACGCTTCAACGTGATCTTCGTGCCATTTTTGGTTCTCTCACGGCCGCAGAGGCTGTCGCCCGACGTATGCTCTTCGATGCCGGTGATGGCGCAGCATTGGCGGAGGACGCGCACTCCCATGCCGCAGCCGGCATTGGCCAGCTGGCAGGCGACAAGTACCAAGTCCACGCCCGCGATCTACCGAAGCTCACCCCGCGACTGCGCACCTATATCAGCGTCGCGCAGGCTCTCGCCGGCTCTCTGGACAACACCACGATCTACCGCGTCCACCTTGCGTCGAGGAAGTTGACCGCTCTCGTCTACCCCGACTTCGACACCAGCGCCCTCCCAAGGCTTTCAGAACGCACCAAGGTCGACCTGTGCACTGGCGAAGTGATCGTCTTCGATCATCAGGCCGATGGCCGGGTGAGCGTCATGATGGAGAAATCCCTCTATATGGCGGGCGACGAGAAGCGATATCGTGACCAAGCAAAGTTCGAGTTAGATTTACGTAGCCTTTTCGGCGATCGGCTTTCTACGTTAACCTTCGCCGAAGCTGCGCCGATGATCATGAAAGCAGGCCTGAAGCTACCATATTAG
- a CDS encoding FtsK/SpoIIIE domain-containing protein: MNVSTISEVSAPYARRGDLIARIVWDVVRRAVDDAAVGQRVTFMLAGLTAEALDGIARNKPANLHGRSLLLKMNPKAAAGMKVHVDYLSDESAVHWRHNDTADVIVFAPSDAEREGIGAGLGPISRIDEPRIIDQIPAWVGVLGETGEANSYLRAALEGLSSAREVCLDLQMWVDFICAILDQGFAYNVDVRIKNAMPALRIPKDGIVKLPAFKLEGNPKKARARDFAAAFRDARLEAGVYATLMTPKHERVDVTAVRARVEAFEHGNEPEVKEALDAVRILLSDADNILPGDWRDSQEAFCRKVSWDRVGASLFGGGRSTSTESLGRQTLRFIEGNYGHDVTREDRELLNSLTNTTPREPRDVEVEFFNRWQERLSREVKLFKPWQKRLFSKEVIGHDLLSAFAEGFEALIIAGDAALVEMTEPRILVRTTQHDKARFWEGLDPDIQRLFCFELNALKALFGSHVVWDLAAAEKYQGNGEAGASEARKIDLELYLMEAKDLVDLGCLRTPPRQAPRVKTTWQPGKSPKDEPISLALIDDLDALAKAAKAGDSLFRPLDFAQRSSGEDTRLSSTSLSDRNSFSDVAQGQQGRAFDLVVRPQEDLLGDLRSRLQELERSRTLGGETVTAVIAAAEAFDASYRKAATLLAEDAGAAFASNILDEQAEAFGALCRACRLPATTGRAGQEIRTLVAGIGVVASNGAAPMAILAAWHPLRLAERRAKIRELASFVEAVLLSKSARSADLSAAFQERRLARSRWSFPEVVFAHGMTMIAVEDLAGYSLMVPADCVARNQEALEAGAPSAAVKFMEGVDQYLDVHPHEATNLSASIFDSESHTLPREVAREMAKRLHRQSDLRCDLVITHRDQDRMRKIYRNQNVRLAAENISETARGFLSRLRVDVRSNRASDGAESEVRDLDLVFLHDVISHHADPVWVEEAGGSQELAATFDPAVARRPRRRMTETDASGVGVYLTLPRPPRAVGHYQDLIYELAKGFLPEGFHGVLIRQIQFEDAKVSELVRRAHQFAEWVITYDKVASRTLFERCGVQIISDISVPGADGRVIISAGKVDDRLKRNIRDDLIAACGIGAPDAQTLSGVVIRDVLRISGRKVLSAARYANASREMIGLAVMRAWMEGALKGTMNNAPIWVSLDDYRGWFMSEKGRVADAIAVIIDHDDGAFRVFLQVGEAKFIEKTAELATIKEAQQQVRDTVDRLTSLFIDNDDAISREAACARLADLLVNRDGVTERLPDPVLRAAFFDALSAGEVSFQISGEVVVCLHDDHGVVWKCEADSDRPYLRHHVLTTPAIRQTLQGTMEGDLPQREGLGDIVWYGSGEAQTSQPVQPRETTTAVVGANFNTSGELLDGRPLPSRSAADADTAAEDPKTEPEAVTTDMAEEDQAPEPPCFLPPPVYAVLRDMAAIERGAVTDPDSLAWADKIAIETQRALSHFSMQAQFADPKPRLTPNGALIAFRGHPSLTVDRIERRTSELLTTYGIEVADVRPGRGRISVFVTREKRAKVPLASTWLSALWPDRDPGQHTSFILGAREDEDRLLYLNLAEPFADYEVHGPHTLIAGETGSGKGILTQGLLLQLIAFNDPEQVELIVVDPKKGVDFTWLEGAPQMKAPIVTEMSAAKAILEDLVRQMDSRYEKLASVGAANIAEYNRRVPLEQRMSRIFLVHDELGAWMAQEKEYQEVVLSSVANLGMKARAAGIHLILITQRADADAVPGRLRDNMGNRLCLKVQNGTGSRMVLGVGGAEKLLGKGHLACMLANQQLPPGQEFFVVQVPFAETEDVQRLAQAAKSYWASRRS, translated from the coding sequence ATGAACGTATCGACGATTTCTGAGGTTTCCGCCCCTTATGCGCGCAGAGGCGATCTGATCGCCCGCATCGTCTGGGACGTCGTGCGCCGAGCAGTGGACGACGCGGCGGTAGGGCAACGTGTTACCTTCATGCTTGCCGGTTTGACGGCCGAGGCGCTGGATGGGATCGCCCGCAACAAGCCTGCGAACCTGCACGGGCGAAGCTTATTGCTGAAGATGAACCCAAAGGCTGCAGCGGGCATGAAGGTTCACGTCGACTATCTTTCCGACGAGTCCGCCGTTCACTGGCGCCATAACGATACGGCCGACGTCATCGTTTTCGCGCCGTCGGATGCCGAGCGTGAGGGCATTGGCGCCGGACTTGGCCCGATCTCCCGCATCGATGAGCCGAGGATCATCGACCAGATCCCGGCATGGGTTGGGGTACTGGGCGAGACGGGAGAGGCCAACAGCTACCTTCGGGCCGCTCTTGAAGGGCTTAGCAGCGCCCGCGAGGTGTGCCTCGATCTTCAGATGTGGGTCGATTTCATCTGCGCCATTCTCGACCAAGGATTTGCCTACAACGTCGATGTCCGCATTAAGAACGCCATGCCAGCCCTGCGGATCCCCAAGGACGGTATCGTGAAGCTTCCCGCCTTCAAGCTGGAAGGTAACCCGAAGAAGGCGCGCGCGCGGGATTTCGCGGCAGCCTTTCGTGATGCGCGCCTCGAGGCAGGGGTTTACGCCACGCTCATGACGCCCAAGCACGAACGCGTTGATGTCACGGCGGTGCGCGCGCGGGTGGAGGCGTTCGAGCATGGCAATGAGCCTGAGGTGAAAGAGGCGCTCGACGCTGTCCGGATCCTCCTCAGTGATGCCGATAATATTTTGCCTGGCGACTGGCGGGATAGTCAGGAAGCGTTCTGCCGCAAGGTGTCCTGGGATCGAGTCGGCGCCAGCCTGTTTGGGGGCGGACGGAGCACCTCAACGGAAAGCCTCGGTAGGCAAACGCTGCGCTTCATCGAAGGCAACTATGGCCACGATGTCACCAGGGAGGATCGGGAGCTTCTCAACAGCCTGACAAACACCACCCCGCGCGAGCCACGTGACGTTGAGGTGGAGTTCTTCAATCGCTGGCAGGAGCGCCTGTCCCGCGAGGTGAAGCTCTTCAAGCCATGGCAGAAACGTCTGTTTTCGAAGGAGGTCATTGGCCATGATCTTCTTTCCGCCTTTGCCGAGGGGTTCGAGGCCCTGATCATCGCGGGCGACGCGGCGTTGGTGGAGATGACAGAGCCGCGGATCCTCGTGCGTACAACACAGCACGACAAGGCCCGTTTTTGGGAGGGTCTCGATCCTGACATCCAACGGCTCTTCTGTTTCGAACTGAACGCGCTGAAGGCGCTCTTCGGTTCGCATGTGGTGTGGGACCTGGCGGCAGCGGAGAAGTATCAGGGCAATGGCGAAGCAGGAGCGAGCGAAGCGCGGAAGATAGACCTGGAACTGTATCTGATGGAAGCGAAGGATCTGGTCGACCTGGGCTGTCTTCGCACTCCTCCAAGGCAGGCACCTCGGGTCAAGACCACGTGGCAGCCCGGCAAATCTCCCAAGGATGAACCGATCAGTCTCGCTCTGATCGACGATCTCGACGCGCTAGCAAAGGCCGCTAAGGCCGGCGACAGCCTGTTCCGGCCGCTTGACTTCGCACAGCGCTCAAGCGGGGAGGATACACGCCTCTCCTCGACCAGCCTCTCCGATCGAAACTCCTTCAGCGACGTAGCCCAGGGGCAGCAGGGACGCGCATTCGATCTGGTTGTCCGTCCGCAGGAGGATCTGCTTGGAGATCTTCGGTCGCGCCTGCAAGAACTTGAACGCAGCCGAACGCTGGGCGGCGAGACCGTGACGGCCGTGATAGCGGCGGCCGAGGCTTTCGACGCATCCTATCGCAAGGCTGCAACGTTGCTGGCTGAGGACGCCGGCGCAGCGTTCGCGTCAAACATTCTCGACGAGCAGGCCGAGGCGTTTGGAGCCTTGTGCCGTGCATGTCGTCTCCCTGCGACTACGGGGCGAGCGGGACAGGAGATCCGCACGCTGGTTGCCGGGATCGGCGTGGTGGCCTCCAACGGGGCTGCGCCAATGGCCATTCTTGCTGCCTGGCACCCACTTCGGCTTGCCGAGCGCCGGGCCAAAATTCGTGAGCTTGCCTCCTTTGTGGAAGCCGTCCTCCTGTCCAAGTCGGCCAGAAGCGCCGATCTATCCGCAGCTTTTCAGGAGCGGCGCCTTGCACGCTCTCGGTGGTCCTTTCCAGAGGTCGTGTTCGCCCACGGTATGACAATGATCGCAGTCGAGGACCTTGCAGGATACAGCCTGATGGTTCCTGCGGACTGCGTAGCGCGGAACCAAGAGGCGCTTGAGGCTGGCGCACCGTCGGCCGCGGTGAAGTTCATGGAAGGGGTCGACCAGTATCTCGACGTCCACCCCCACGAAGCAACCAACCTTTCAGCATCAATCTTCGACTCGGAGAGCCATACCTTGCCGCGCGAAGTGGCTCGGGAAATGGCCAAACGTTTGCACCGGCAATCCGATCTGCGCTGCGACCTCGTTATCACGCACCGTGATCAGGACCGGATGCGCAAGATTTATCGCAACCAGAACGTGCGCCTGGCGGCAGAGAACATCAGCGAGACGGCACGGGGATTTCTGTCTAGGCTGCGGGTGGACGTCAGATCCAACCGTGCCTCGGATGGCGCGGAGAGCGAGGTGCGGGACCTCGATTTGGTCTTCCTTCACGATGTGATCAGCCATCACGCCGATCCGGTTTGGGTGGAGGAAGCTGGCGGCTCGCAAGAACTTGCCGCCACCTTCGACCCTGCCGTGGCCCGGCGCCCGCGTCGCCGCATGACTGAGACCGATGCGTCCGGTGTCGGCGTATACCTGACGCTCCCTAGACCGCCCCGTGCTGTCGGACACTATCAGGACTTGATCTACGAGCTGGCGAAAGGCTTCCTGCCGGAGGGGTTCCACGGGGTGCTGATCCGGCAGATCCAGTTCGAGGATGCCAAGGTGAGCGAGCTGGTCCGCCGGGCACACCAGTTTGCGGAATGGGTGATTACTTATGACAAGGTGGCCAGTCGAACTCTATTTGAGCGCTGCGGCGTTCAGATCATTAGCGATATCTCTGTCCCGGGTGCCGACGGACGGGTGATTATTAGCGCCGGTAAGGTGGACGACCGGCTGAAGCGCAACATCCGTGACGATCTTATCGCTGCCTGTGGCATCGGTGCGCCGGATGCGCAGACGCTTTCGGGCGTTGTCATCCGTGACGTCCTGAGGATTTCAGGACGAAAGGTCCTGTCAGCGGCCCGATACGCCAATGCTTCGCGCGAGATGATCGGCCTCGCGGTCATGCGCGCCTGGATGGAAGGCGCCCTGAAGGGCACGATGAATAATGCGCCGATCTGGGTCTCGCTCGACGATTATCGCGGCTGGTTCATGTCCGAGAAGGGACGTGTCGCCGATGCCATTGCCGTTATCATCGACCATGATGATGGGGCGTTCCGGGTGTTTCTGCAGGTCGGTGAAGCCAAATTCATCGAGAAGACTGCCGAACTGGCCACGATCAAGGAAGCGCAGCAACAGGTGCGAGACACGGTGGATCGCCTGACCAGCCTGTTCATCGACAACGACGACGCTATTTCTCGGGAGGCCGCCTGCGCACGGTTGGCCGATCTCCTAGTTAACCGGGACGGGGTGACGGAACGCCTGCCAGACCCAGTCCTGCGTGCTGCGTTCTTCGATGCCTTGAGCGCCGGCGAGGTATCGTTCCAGATCAGCGGCGAGGTTGTCGTATGTCTGCATGACGATCATGGGGTCGTCTGGAAGTGCGAGGCGGATTCGGATCGCCCGTATCTGCGTCACCATGTGTTGACCACTCCAGCGATCCGCCAGACGCTGCAGGGTACGATGGAGGGTGATCTGCCCCAGCGTGAGGGCCTCGGCGATATCGTCTGGTATGGCTCCGGTGAGGCCCAAACGTCACAGCCGGTCCAACCGCGAGAGACCACTACGGCGGTTGTGGGTGCAAACTTCAACACCTCGGGGGAACTACTCGACGGAAGGCCTCTTCCGTCGCGGAGCGCAGCCGACGCCGATACTGCCGCCGAGGACCCGAAGACGGAGCCTGAGGCTGTGACAACCGACATGGCGGAAGAAGACCAGGCACCCGAGCCGCCCTGTTTCTTGCCTCCTCCGGTCTATGCTGTCCTTCGGGACATGGCTGCGATTGAGCGCGGAGCGGTCACCGACCCCGACTCCCTTGCTTGGGCCGATAAGATCGCGATAGAAACCCAACGGGCGTTGAGCCACTTCAGCATGCAAGCTCAGTTCGCCGACCCCAAGCCGCGGCTGACGCCCAACGGCGCACTCATTGCCTTCCGTGGCCATCCTTCACTGACCGTCGACAGGATAGAGCGGCGCACGAGTGAGTTGCTGACGACTTACGGCATCGAGGTTGCAGACGTGCGGCCAGGGCGCGGCCGGATCTCGGTCTTCGTGACGCGGGAGAAAAGGGCCAAGGTGCCGCTTGCCTCGACATGGCTAAGCGCCCTCTGGCCTGATCGTGACCCAGGGCAGCACACCTCTTTCATCCTCGGGGCACGCGAAGACGAGGACCGACTCCTGTATCTGAACCTTGCCGAGCCCTTTGCTGATTACGAGGTGCACGGCCCGCACACGTTGATTGCAGGCGAGACAGGCAGCGGCAAAGGGATCCTGACCCAAGGGCTCCTTCTGCAATTGATCGCGTTCAACGACCCAGAGCAGGTCGAGTTGATTGTTGTCGACCCCAAAAAGGGTGTGGATTTCACCTGGCTGGAAGGCGCCCCGCAGATGAAAGCGCCGATCGTCACCGAGATGAGCGCCGCGAAGGCGATCCTTGAGGATCTCGTACGCCAGATGGACTCACGGTACGAGAAGCTCGCCTCGGTCGGTGCCGCCAATATCGCGGAGTACAATCGAAGGGTGCCGCTAGAGCAGCGGATGTCGCGGATTTTTCTCGTGCATGACGAGCTTGGGGCTTGGATGGCGCAGGAGAAAGAGTATCAGGAGGTCGTGCTCTCCTCGGTGGCCAACCTCGGCATGAAGGCACGGGCGGCGGGCATCCACCTGATCCTGATAACCCAGCGGGCCGATGCAGACGCTGTGCCTGGGCGGTTGCGCGACAACATGGGCAACCGTCTTTGCCTGAAAGTACAGAATGGTACGGGTTCGCGGATGGTTCTTGGGGTTGGCGGCGCAGAAAAGCTATTAGGAAAAGGTCATCTTGCCTGTATGCTGGCCAACCAGCAGCTGCCTCCTGGCCAAGAGTTCTTCGTAGTACAGGTGCCCTTCGCCGAGACGGAGGACGTGCAACGCCTCGCGCAGGCAGCGAAGAGCTATTGGGCATCGCGGAGAAGCTGA
- a CDS encoding ATP-binding protein has protein sequence MTSNNLVEFLASYGPQASSNNLYDEFVVEAAARTGCAALQIDQPLTAELVGMLQSAEPKCVFLTGTAGDGKTYTARKVAQALSGEARVWTNTQKIYSLPQPLPSGRSVRFIKDLSELNEAEKTRIFPDIMAALTGESSDVFVICVNDGHLLKFFRDRDEAALHDRIAEMLRSDERDDPDGQFLLINMSRQSHRHLIDQILDGVVEHAGWGSCDGCPVTADSDNPCPILCNRDILRRKDPASMRARLKDMIRMAAADGRHLSIRQLILLTVNILLGDARQGSTLLTCQKAQRRARENDYGSTNPYANAFGVNLTERERRQYGAFTVLSEFQIGFETNNTFDHGLLWGNDSLPDCPWYGERIFTSVREMYRGDPARHSSDFQRAMVDQRRRLFFALDPQSADVTSNPRRSPWNLSVFKHGSDYVTMVDGLLGLGMPQSIARRLLRGLNRMMTGEMTITDDRLWVTAPSGVYMGSEIPLLVQHAGRPRAGGTSTVTFHLPGKHRTGPSDNGRPPEIHLITQGREDLTVILALRPTLVECLLRIADGALPASFSSECQREVERFQLRVATAVPQAFNGIAPMPKEVQMVDGNLQEHGVAIMAEGDSW, from the coding sequence ATGACGAGCAATAACCTGGTTGAATTCTTGGCCTCCTATGGCCCTCAGGCATCCTCGAACAACCTCTACGACGAGTTTGTTGTAGAGGCGGCCGCAAGGACCGGCTGTGCGGCCCTACAGATTGACCAACCGCTCACGGCCGAACTGGTCGGGATGCTGCAGTCTGCCGAACCTAAGTGCGTGTTTCTTACCGGGACGGCCGGAGACGGTAAGACCTACACCGCGCGGAAAGTGGCACAGGCGCTGTCCGGCGAGGCACGCGTTTGGACCAACACGCAAAAGATTTATTCTCTGCCCCAGCCCTTACCTTCGGGCCGATCGGTTCGGTTCATCAAGGACCTAAGTGAACTCAACGAGGCCGAGAAGACCCGCATCTTCCCCGACATCATGGCTGCACTGACCGGCGAGAGCTCCGATGTCTTCGTCATCTGCGTCAACGACGGACATCTGCTGAAGTTCTTCCGCGATCGCGATGAGGCTGCCCTTCACGACCGAATTGCGGAGATGCTACGCAGCGACGAGCGGGACGATCCAGACGGACAGTTCTTGCTGATCAATATGTCGCGCCAGTCGCATCGTCACCTTATTGACCAGATCCTCGACGGTGTGGTGGAACATGCCGGGTGGGGATCGTGCGATGGCTGTCCGGTGACCGCGGACAGCGATAATCCATGCCCAATCCTTTGCAACCGCGACATCCTGCGGCGGAAGGACCCCGCATCGATGCGCGCTCGCCTGAAGGACATGATCCGCATGGCGGCCGCAGACGGGCGGCATCTGTCGATCCGGCAGCTGATCCTGCTGACCGTCAATATCCTGCTCGGGGATGCACGACAGGGCTCGACCCTCCTGACGTGTCAGAAGGCGCAGAGGCGCGCGCGGGAGAACGACTATGGATCGACCAACCCCTACGCTAACGCGTTCGGGGTAAACCTGACTGAGCGCGAGCGCCGGCAGTATGGCGCGTTCACCGTGCTCAGTGAGTTTCAGATCGGCTTCGAGACCAACAATACTTTCGACCACGGCCTGTTGTGGGGCAACGACAGCCTGCCCGACTGCCCTTGGTATGGGGAGCGCATCTTCACGTCCGTCCGCGAGATGTATCGGGGTGACCCGGCTCGCCATTCAAGTGATTTCCAGCGCGCTATGGTCGATCAGCGGCGGCGGCTGTTCTTCGCCCTTGATCCACAGAGTGCCGATGTTACGTCGAACCCGCGCCGCAGCCCATGGAACCTCTCCGTGTTCAAACATGGCTCGGACTACGTTACCATGGTCGACGGCCTCCTCGGCCTAGGCATGCCGCAGTCGATTGCCCGCCGGCTGCTGCGCGGGTTGAACCGAATGATGACCGGCGAGATGACCATTACAGATGACCGGCTGTGGGTAACGGCGCCGTCCGGTGTCTACATGGGTAGCGAGATCCCCCTTTTGGTACAGCACGCCGGCCGTCCTCGCGCCGGCGGGACGAGCACGGTGACGTTCCATCTGCCGGGCAAGCACCGCACGGGTCCCTCTGACAACGGACGGCCACCAGAGATCCACCTTATCACCCAGGGGCGGGAGGATCTCACAGTGATCCTTGCACTACGTCCGACTCTCGTTGAGTGCCTGCTTCGGATCGCCGACGGTGCGCTGCCGGCCAGCTTTTCCTCCGAATGCCAGCGTGAGGTCGAGCGGTTCCAACTCCGGGTTGCGACCGCGGTCCCGCAGGCGTTCAACGGGATTGCACCAATGCCTAAGGAGGTGCAGATGGTAGACGGCAACCTGCAGGAGCATGGAGTTGCCATCATGGCCGAGGGAGATTCATGGTGA